Sequence from the Clostridium butyricum genome:
GAACTGTGACAGCAATATCCTTGTACCTTTTTCAGCATTTTATAGTACTATAGAAACTTTCTTAGATTCTTCAATCAGATCTGTAATAATGAATGCAGAAAAAAATGAAAACTTAGATAAGTTTGATGTTGAAGTATTAAAATTATTATTCCTTGTTAAATATGTAAAAGAAATAAAAGCAAATATAGAAAACTTATCAACACTACTTGTAGATGAAATAGATGCTTCTAAAAAGGAAATTAAAGATAAAGTAAATGAAGCATTAAAGAAATTAATAAAACAGACTCTTGTTCAAAAAAATGGTGATGAATATGTATTCTTAACTAATGATGAACAAGATGTAAATAAAGAAATAAAGAATATTTCTATTGATAGCGGTGAAATAACTTTAAAGGCTGGAGAAATAATATTTGATGATATTTATGGAGAAAGCAAGTTCACTTATTCTAGAAAATATATTTTTGCATTTAATAAGATTGTTGATGACAGGACTAGAGGACCACAAAATAATGAAGTAGGAGTTAAGGTAATAACTGCAAACTTTAATTTAGTTGGTGGAACATCACAAAGTGAATTAAAACAGTTATCTGTTAGAGAAAATAATGTAATAGTAAGTATTGCAAAAGATGATAAGTTTATAGAGGAAATAGAAAATGTATTAAAAATAGATGCATATTTGAGATTAAAAGGCGGAACAAAATCATCAACATCTATTGAAGATATTAAAACTAAAAAGAGCAGAGAAAGAGAAGACAGATTAAAGAGAGCAAAATTCTTAATTGAAGAGTCACTCCGAACATCTGAAATATATGTTAATGGTACTTTATTAGAATTAAAAGAGAAGTCTGGTGTAGATAAGATTAATGAAGGACTTAAATCACTTATTGATTCTAAATATAATAAGATAAATTACATTAAGGAATTTAAGGATAGCAGCAAAGATTTATATGATATTATGGATGCCAAATTAAATCAAATATCTTTAGTTGATAATGATCCTAACAGATTAGCAGTGGAAGAAATTAAAACTCACATTGAGACAAGTACAGCAAGAAATCTTCAGGTTACTGTAAAAAGTGTATTAAGCAAGTTCTCAAATGCACCATATGGATGGAAGGACATAGATATTCAAAGCATTATAGTAACATTATTTAAAAAGCAGGATATAAAGGCAGTATTAAACGATGAAGTTTTAGCGCCTAATAATAGAGAAATAGTTAATTATGTTACTAAAAGAGATTATGTTGAAAGAGTTATCTTAAAAACAAGAGAAAAAGTTCCAAATAAATATATAGAAGTTTTAAAGGATTTAAATAAAGATATTTTTGGATTCTCATCAATTCCTAGCGACGAAGATGGAATGATGGCTAGTTTTAAGGATTCTAGCAGAAGTGAATTGCACAGAATTGATTTAATGCTTAATAACTTCAGTATAGGCTGTAAATATCCAGGGGAAGATGTTTTAATGAATGGCCAGAAATTATTTAAGGAAGTTATAGAAATTAAAGATACATTAGAATTCTTTAAAGAAGTATATGATTCTGAAGATGATTTCTTAGATTATGTAGATAAGATTGATAACATCAAAGGATTCTTCTTTAAGAAGGAAAATGGAAGTATAGATACATCATCAAAAGGAGAGCAGAGAATAATCTTTGATAATGCACTTAAAACTATAAGCAATTTTGATGAAAATTGTGAATTCTTTGTGAATGATGAAATAGATAACATTGTAAATGAAATAAAAGATATCACAAAGATGAAAGAACCATATAGCAAGATTCCTAATATTCCATTGCTTATAGAAAAATATAATAATAAGGTTTTAGAATTATTGGAAGAAGAAAGCAAGCCAGTAATAGAATTTATTCAACAGTCGAAAAAAGAAGTTATTGAAGCCTTAGAAAATTATGATTTGAAAGATAAGTTTGAAACACAAGTTATAGATGATTTCAACAGATATGTAGATAGAAGTGAAAAAGCAGATAACTTTACCACTCTTTCATCAATGAAGGATTTGACAGATAAATTAAAGGTTAAGTGGATAAGACAAATTGTTTCTGAAGCAGAAACTATAAAGAGACTAAAGGAACAGGAAATAGCAAAGGCTAATACAATTACTGAAACACAAAGTAAAGATGACTATAAGGCATCTAAACCATTAGAACAACGTTCTATACCAGAAGTAAAAGTTGAAATAAAAACTAAAACATTAAGTATGAGAGAACTAGTTAAAGGGCAGAAAGTAATAAAGAATGAAAGCGATATTGATGAAATAGTTGAAACTTTAAGAAAAAAATTGCAAGAAGAATTAGATACAGATACTATAATAACTTTAATTTAAGAATTGAGTGTATAGTCAGTACAATAATATTGACTATACATTAACTAAGACTTGGAGGAAGAAGAGTGGATAAGAATAAGATAAAATCTTTTGCTGTATGGGCAAGAAGAAAAATGATAGAATCTGTTACTGAAAAAGCAGAGAGAATAGGTATTACACAAGATAAAATAGAAGAAGTAGAACAAGTGCAAGGTGGATTTAAGTTAGGTGAAGAAACTTTTTATCTATCAATTAAACATAGAAATGCTTTGATACATGAGATTAATGAAAAGGGCTTCGAAGAAGTAATGGAAGAAGTAGCCTATACTTGGTTTAATAGATTCATGGGACTTAGATATATGGAAGTTAACGATTATCTTCCTTCTGGAGTAAGGATCCTTTCATCATCTGTTGATGGCAGAATTGAACCAGATGTATTAAGTAAATTATCTGAAATAATAGAAGAATTAAGTTTGAATGGTGAAGAAATATATGAACTTTTAGATAGTGGAACTACAAGTGATCGTGAAAAGGCTTATAGAACTATATTAGTAAAGCAATGTAATGAGTTAGGTAAGATAATGCCTCAGATGTTTGAAAAAATAAGTGATTATACAGAATTACTTTTACCAGATAACTTGCTTGAAGAAGGTTCTGTAATAAGAAAAATGGTAGAAGATATTGAGGAGTCTGACTGGAAAGAAGAAGTTGAAATAATAGGTTGGATGTATCAGTACTACATATCTGAAAAGAAAGATGAAGTATTTGCAGCACTAAAAAAGAATGTAAAGATAACAAAAGAAAATATTCCAGCAGCAACTCAACTTTTCACACCGAAGTGGATAGTAAAGTATATGGTTGAAAATTCACTAGGCAGATTATGGATTGAAGGTCATCCAAATGATGAATTACAAAGTGAATGGAAATATTACTTAGAAGAAGTAGAGCAGGAGCCAGAAGTAGAAGAAGAATTACAAAAAATAAGAGAAGAACATTTAAGACTAACCCCTGAAGATATTAAAGTATTAGATCCATGCATGGGTAGCGGTCATATATTAGTTTATGCTTTCGATGTTCTTTATGAAATATATAAGACAGCGGGTTATAGTGAAAGAGAAATACCTAAATTAATATTAAAAAACAATTTATATGGTTTAGATATAGATGATAGAGCAGCACAACTTGCATCATTTGCTTTAATAATGAAGGCTAGACATTATAATAGAAGATTATTTAGAGAAATAGAACGTGAGCATTTAGAGTTGAATTTATGTTCAATACAGGAAAGTAATGAAATAACTGATGAAGCAATAGATTATTTTGCAAATGGAAATGAAGAATTGAAGAATGATGTTAAATATTTAGTTGATGTATTTACTGATGCTAAGGAATATGGTTCTATTCTTGAAGTAAAGTCAGTTGATTTTGATGCAATAAAACAAAGATTAAAAGAAGTTGAAGATGAAGATAATCTTATGTTTGGGGATTATAGAAAGGCTATACTTGATAATTTGCCAGCAATTGTTATGCAAGGGAAGACAATGAGCAGATTATATGAGGTTTGCATAACTAATCCACCTTATATGGGATCAGATGGAATGAGTCAAAAATTAAGAGACTTTGTAATTAAGGAGTATCCAAGTTCTAAAAGTGACATGTATTCAGTATTTATTGAAAAAACATTTAAATATACTAAATCAAATTATTTAACATCATTAGTGACAATGCATTCATGGATGTTTTTGAATTCATATAAAGATTTAAGAAAAAAAATAATAACAGATTTTACGATTAATTCTTTAGTACAACTAGGATTTGAGGCATTTGAAGGTATTAATGGAAAAGTAGTTCAAACTGTTAGTTGGGTATCAAGAAAGAAATCAATTAAAGATTTTAAAGCAACATATATTAAACTTGTTGATTTTTATGATTCGCAAAGATATCGAAAGGAGATTGAATTTTTTAATAATAAGAATAGATATTGTGAAACAAGACAAATAGATTATTTGAAAATTGATGGAATGCCTATAAATTATTGGATTAGTAATAAAGTAAGAACGATTTTTTCTATTGCTAATAAATTAGAAACTTTAGGAGAGGCTAGGCAAGGATTAGCAACAGGGGATAATGATAAATTTATTAGAATATGGACTGAAGTAGATTATTCAAAGATTGGATTTTATTTTCCATCAACAGAATCATTTTTAGAGTCAAGTTTTAAATATGCACCTATAAATAAAGGGGGACTATTTAGAAAATGGTATGGCAATAATGAAAGTGTTATAAAATTTGATCAGCCTAGTTTCGAGATATTATCTAAGCAAGGAAATAAATTACCATCAAAACAATTCTATTTTAAAAAGGGGATGACATGGACTAAAGTTAGCACTAACACATTCTCTGTTAGATATTGTGATAAAGGTTATGTATTTAGTGATGCAGGAATGAAAATCACTATGGATGAAAGAAATCTATCATATATTGGTTCATTACTAAACTCAAAAATAGTTAATAAATTTTTGGCAGCGATATCAGAAACGATAAATTACGAAAAGGGAAACATCGCAAGAATACCAATAATAATTGAAGAGAGATTTAAGGGGAGAATTAATTCCAGTTTTGAAGAATGTATTAATCTGTCGAAAAATGATTGGGATTCTTTTGAAACATCATGGGATTTTAAAGTTCATCCATTATTGAAATTATTGGATATTGGAAGCCAATATAAATTAAGTTCGATATTTAATATATGGGAAACTGAATGTGAAGAAAATTTTGTACAGTTAAAATCTAATGAAGAGGAGTTAAACAGAATATTCATTGATATTTATGGTTTACAGGACGAATTAACTCCAGAAGTTGAAGAGAAAGATATTACTATTAGAAAAGCGGATAGAACAAGAGAGATTAAATCACTTATTTCTTATGCAGTTGGCTGTATGTTCGGAAGATATTCTATAGATGCAGAAGGGCTTATTTATGCTGGTGGAGAGTTTGGTGACAAGTGGTCAATAAATAGTAATCAATGTAAAGTAAGAAGTATTAATAAAGATGATGAAGGGAATGTGATAAGTGTTTCATGGGGTGATGCTACATTTGTACCTGACAAAGATAATATTATTCCAATTACTGAAGATGAGTACTTTGAAGATGATATAGTTGCGAGATTTATAGAATTTATAAGAACTGTATATGGAGAAGAGAATCTTGAAGAAAACCTAGATTATATTGCAGATTCTATTGGAAGAAAGACTTCTGAAAGTGCAAGACAGGCAATTAGAAGATACTTTATAAAAGATTTCTATAAGGACCATTTAAAAATTTATCAAAAGAGACCTATTTACTGGATGTTTGACAGTGGTAAAAATGATGGATTTAAATGTTTAGTTTATATGCACAGATACAATGAGCAGACTATAGCAAAGGTTAGAACAGATTATCTTCATACGCTACAAAGAAAATATGAAGCGGAAATTAACAGGCAGCAGTTGGTTCTAGATTCAAGTGATAGTAGCGCAAAGGATAAGGCTGTTGCTAAGAAGAAGATTGATAGAATTAATAAGCAGATTGAAGAATGCAAGGAATATGATGAAGTTGTAGCATATTTTGCAAATGAAAAGATATCTATTGATTTAGATGATGGAGTTAAGGTTAATTATGCTAAATTCCAGGATGTTAAAGTTATAAATTCAAAGAATAAAGAAGTTAAAATGAATTTATTGGCAAAAATATAAAAGGTAAGTGATTTTTGGGGAAATAAAATGAAGAACAATTACTATAATGATGAAGAAAAGGTTAAAAGAATATTAAATATAAACTCATTTAGAGAAGTGAAAAAAGAAAAGATAATTGAATTAATAACAATGTCAAATTCTTTAGATAAGGAAACTTATAAAAAAGATTATAGAACAAATACCTAATTTTAATAATGTACTTAATGAATTTTTAGATGGAGGAAAAGAAATTGTAAAATCATCAAAAGAATTAGGTGATAAGGAAATAGAAACTTTGAATAATATAAGCGATAGCATAAAAGAACTTCTTAAGGATGATAAATTAACGGGTAATCAGAAGGATAAACTTATCGATTTGTTGCGTGAAATTGTAAAAATTATACCTGAAATTGGGGAGAAAAATAGACTGCAATTTCTTGATATGTTAAAGATTTTTGCTAATTGTGCAGGTAGTATAGCAATGATTATGGCTGCAATTGTTGGAGTTAAATTCATTAAGAGGAGATAAGATGAATTATTAATGAGGTGGATAAATAGTGAATTTACAAGAAATAAGAAATTTTCTAAAAGATTTATTTTCTAAGCCATTAGGTGATGGTAAGAAGCGTAACATTGTATTTTGGTATGATGAAAATGAAGATTTTATTGAAGAAATAGATAGTTTTGATTTAGAAGACGTTAAAGTTATTAAGTTAACTGAAAATAATGCTTTTCATACAAAGTATTATATAGAGAAAGAAAATACAGAAAGTAATATTCTTATATATTCTAATATGAAAAAACCAGAGCCAAATGAAGACTGGCTTTATGATATATTCTGTTATAGTGAAGAGTTCTCTACTGATAGAGCAACTGTTATTATGCGTGAATTAGGAGTTGTAAATCCAGCCTTAAAAGATGAATTTAAACTATATAACACATTCTTTAAGAATAAAGAGAGAATTGCAGCATTTAAAAATTTAAATGTTGCAGATTTCACTGAAGAAAAGGTTCATATGGCTGTTTTATGTGTATTAACGAAAACAAAGATAATGGATTTTGAAGAGATATTAAAGAATTTAATAAAAGACTATTTAGATGATGAGCATAGATTATATGAAAATATAACTAAGTTTGGAAGTGAAGAAGAACTCTGGAACCTTATAAGAAAATATTATGGATATTCATTTGAAGAAAAGAGTTTAGAAAGATTTATGGCTACTCTTCTTATAACAAATATGAATGAAACGATAAAGTTTGATCTTCCAAAGCAATATGATTCATTTATATCAAAAAAGATTACAAACTGTATAGTATTTATAGATCATTTTATGAACAATGTTAATGACAGTGTTTACTATGATAAGATGCAGCATATTATCGGCGAAAAAATGAAGATAAATGCTTTATTAGATAAAAATGATAGTGATACTTGTGCCTCTAATGATACATTTGAACATGTAGATAAGTTGATTTTAAGAAGAATTACTAATCTTATAAAAGAAGGTGTAGAAGAATATGATAAATATTTAAATTTACTATCATCAAGAAGAACTCTGCACTACTATAAAAAATATATAAGTGAATATAAGGCACTAAAATGGTCAATAAATTTATTAAAGAAAAAGAAAGAACTTGATTCGTTAATAAAGACTGAAAGTATATATGATATGGTTAAATCTTATGCTAATAATTACTTCTATATAGATAAAGCATATAGAAAATTCTACTACCATTATGACAACTGTGATGACAAAGAATTATTGTGCGATTTAAAAGATATAGTTGAAAACTTATATAATAACTGGTATCTTCAAGAATTATCAATTAAGTGGAATGAAGCATTATCAAAAAATAATGGTTGGAGAATTGATGGCTTAAAGCAGCAGGATAGATTCTATTCTGAATTTGTAAAGTATGAACGTAAAGAAAGAACATATGTAATTATTTCAGATGGATTAAGATATGAAAGTGCTGATGAACTTAATACTCTGCTTGTAAATGAAAGAAAAGGTAAATCGAAAATAGAATATATTCAAGGGGTACTGCCTTCTTATACAAAACTTGGTATGGCAGCATTACTACCTAATAGATCTATTGAAATAAATGATAATTATGATGTATTAGTAGATGGCATTAATAGCAATGGAACTGAAAATAGAGATAAAATATTAAAATTATCAAATCCTAAATCATTAGCAGTAACTTATGATAAGGTTATGGATATGAAAGATTCAGAAATAAGAAAAGCCTTTACTGGATTAGATATAGTATATATTTATCATAATACAATAGATGCTCGTGGCGATCATGCAAGTACTGAAAGAGAAGTATTTAGTGCAACAGAAGAAGCATTTAAAGAAATAACTTTACTTGTTAATAAATTAGTAAACAGAGTTAGTGCAGCAAGTATTATCATTACAGCAGATCATGGATATTTGTATAAGAGAAGTACAATGGAAGAAAGTAATAAGTTAACAGGAATAAAACTAGATGATGGTGAAGATAATAGAAGATTTTTATTAACGTCTAATAAAGAAAATGTAGAGGGAACAATTACTTTTAGTATGGATTATCTTCTTGGAAAAGACTCTGATAAATATGTAATTACACCAAAAGGAACAAGTAGATTTAAAGTACAGGGAGCAGGTGCTAATTATATACATGGTGGAGCAATGCCACAAGAGATTATAGTACCTGTAATAATATTTAAAAATGATAGAAGTTCATCAAGTGTAAATGACATAAGAAAAGTTAAGATAACATTAACAAGTATTACTCGTAAAATAACTAATATAATAACTTACTTAGAGTTTTTCCAAGATGAAATGATTCAGGATAAAGTACTTTCAAAGAAAGTAAAATGTTATTTTGAAGACGAAGAAGGAAACAGAATTTCTAATGAGAATATAATCATAGGAGATTCAAGATCAGAAAATCCAAAGGAAAGAAGTTATAGAGAGAAGTTTGTATTAAAGAGTATGCCATATGATAAGACAAAGCAATACTTCTTAGTAATAGAAGATGCAGAAGATTCTAATGGTGATTATGATAGAATACCATTTAATATTGATATTGCTATAGTAGATGAGTTCGGATTTTAAAGTGTAGTCAATATTAAAGAGGGGGAAACATTGTGATTAATATTTTTTCTATATTTACCAAGAATAAAAAAACTGATTCTAATGAAATGATTAAATTTAATGATATTTGTTTTATAGAACCAGGAACGAAGAAACAATTTCTAAGTATTACACCTAATAGTGAATTTAATAAAGAAGAATTAAATAAAATAGGCAATGCCGCAAAAATAGATATGTTTTTGCAGCAATTGCCCTTAGTGGCGAACATGGTTCAGAGCCAGGAAATGAAGGGGGCTTATAAAGTAGTTTTCCCAGAAGGGATAACAGGGACTTTGATGAAATATAAAAATGGAATGCTTGGAACACCTTTTATTGGTGAAAACGGAAAAATTGCAGGTCATGCAGGATTAGTCCCATTAGATGCATCAAAGGTTTTAACACCAGTAATGATATTTTCGGCAATATCTGCAGTGACAGGTCAATATTTTATGGCACGAATAGATAAGAGCCTTTCAGTTATTTCAAAGGATGTCAAAGAAATAATAGAGTTAATCTATGATGAAAAAGAATCAGATATATATGCTATATATGATTATTATGAATACATAAAAGATAATATGACAACTATTGTAGAGAATGAATCATTAAGAATATCAGTTTTATCAAACTTGCAATTAAATAATAATAAAATGAATTCTAATGTGAAATTTTATAATAAAAGTATTCAAAGAAAGATTAGTGATTTAAATAAGGTAAATGGGGATAGTATATTTACTAGTAAGAGATTAGATAAGGTTCAAGAATTAAATAATGAAATTGAAAATCTAATGCACCAACAATCACTATGCTATGAATTGTTTTGTGTAGGTAAAATGTTAGAAGTAAAAATTGCTGAAATTTATGATAAAGATTATTATAGCAATACTATAAATGATTTTTTAAAGTTAGGTAAAGAAATTGAGGTTAGTATTGAAAGTCTAATGTATGCTTGTAATGAGGTATTAATTGAAACTAAGAAAGGTGCTTTACTAAATGAAGATAAGGTGTCAGACAAAATATTAGAATCTAATAAGCAGTATGAAGAACGAAAAAGTACATTAAGTAATAATGTTCAGAACTTAATAAACAACATAAATATGTTTTCATTAGATAGCAGTAAAGAAAAAGAATTTTATGTTATAGAAAATGAACTTTATGTAAAAACAGGGGTATAAGTTATGGATGATTTAAGTATAAAATTAAATGAGAATTTTGCAGGAAAAGTTGTTAGAAAAGACCTAACTCAGAAACTAAAACAAGGTGCAAATGTGCCAATATATGTTCTAGAATATCTTCTTGGTATGTATTGTGCAACTGATGATGAAGACAGCATAAATGAAGGCGTAGAAAGAGTTAAGAATATATTAGCAGATAATTTTGTAAGACCTGATGAAGCAGAAATGATTAAATCTAAAATAAGAGAAATGGGTAGATTTACTGTTATAGATAAGTTAACAGTAAAGTTAAATGAAAAGAAAGATATTTATGTTGCAGAATTCTCAAATTTAGGTCTAAAAGATGTTGAAATAAGTGCTAAGTATGTGAAGGAATATGAAAAACTGCTAGGTGCAGGGATTTGGTGTATAATAAAACTTCAATATTATTATGAAGAAGGAGTTAAGGATCAAAATCCTTTTATTATAGATCAAGTTACTCCAATTCAAATGCCAAGCATGGATATAGATGAATTAATAGAAGGTAGAAAGCATTTTACTAAAGATGAATGGATAGATATTCTAATACGTTCTATTGGTATGGAGCCTACACAATTAAAAAATGAAGTGAAATGGCATATGCTCCTAAGAATGGTTCCACTATGTGAGAATAATTACAATATGTGTGAACTTGGACCAAGAGGAACAGGTAAGTCTCATTTATATAAAGAAATATCACCTAATTCAATTTTAGTATCTGGTGGACAGACAACAGTAGCAAACTTATTTTATAACATGTCTCAGAGAAAAATAGGACTTGTAGGTATGTGGGATGTAGTTGCCTTTGATGAAGTAGCAGGAATAACATTTAAAGATAAAGATGGAATTCAAATAATGAAGGATTATATGGCTTCTGGTTCTTTTGCAAGAGGAAAAGAAGAAAAGGCAGCCTCTGCATCTATGGTATTTGTAGGCAATATAAATCAGAGTGTAGACGTGCTACTGAAAACTTCTCATTTATTTGAACCATTCCCAGAAGCAATGGCTTGTGATTCAGCATTTTTTGATAGAATGCATTTTTATCTTCCAGGATGGGAAGTTCCAAAGATGAGACCAGAATTAATAACAGATAGTTTTGGATTTATTACTGATTATTTAGCAGAATATTTAAGAGATATGAGAAAAAGAACATATGGGGATGCCATTGATAAATACTTTAAACTTGGTAATAACTTAAATCAAAGAGATGTTATTGCGGTAAGAAAGACAGTATCAGGATTAGTTAAATTGATTTATCCTCATGGAGAGTTCACAAAAGAGGATATTGAAGAAATTCTCAAGTACGCTTTAGTTGGAAGAAGAAGAGTTAAAGAGCAATTGAAGAAAATAGGTGGAATGGAATTCTATGATGTTCATTTTTCTTACATAGATTTAGATACAATGGAAGAAGAATTTGTATCAGTGCCTGAACAAGGCTCAGGCTCATTAATCCCAGAGGGATTAGGAAAAGCAGGGCATGTTTATACAGTAGGTGTTGGAGATTCTGGAATGATTGGTGTATATAAGATTGAAACAGAAGTAGTCTCTGGTAGTGGTAAATTTGAAAGAACAGGACTTGGTACGTGTAGAGAAGCAAAAGAAAGTATAGAAACTGCGTTTAGATATTTCAAGGCTAATAGCAGGAGTATAAGCGCATCTATTTCAACTACAAGTAAGGACTACTTGATGCATGTACAAGATGTAAATGGAGTAGGCATGACCTCTTCATTATCACTTGCAGCAATTATTGCAATGTGCTCTGGAGCACTTAATAAACCAGTACAAAGCCAATTAGCAGTATTAGGTTCTGTAAGTATTGGAGGTACTATAAACAAAGT
This genomic interval carries:
- the brxL gene encoding protease Lon-related BREX system protein BrxL; translation: MDDLSIKLNENFAGKVVRKDLTQKLKQGANVPIYVLEYLLGMYCATDDEDSINEGVERVKNILADNFVRPDEAEMIKSKIREMGRFTVIDKLTVKLNEKKDIYVAEFSNLGLKDVEISAKYVKEYEKLLGAGIWCIIKLQYYYEEGVKDQNPFIIDQVTPIQMPSMDIDELIEGRKHFTKDEWIDILIRSIGMEPTQLKNEVKWHMLLRMVPLCENNYNMCELGPRGTGKSHLYKEISPNSILVSGGQTTVANLFYNMSQRKIGLVGMWDVVAFDEVAGITFKDKDGIQIMKDYMASGSFARGKEEKAASASMVFVGNINQSVDVLLKTSHLFEPFPEAMACDSAFFDRMHFYLPGWEVPKMRPELITDSFGFITDYLAEYLRDMRKRTYGDAIDKYFKLGNNLNQRDVIAVRKTVSGLVKLIYPHGEFTKEDIEEILKYALVGRRRVKEQLKKIGGMEFYDVHFSYIDLDTMEEEFVSVPEQGSGSLIPEGLGKAGHVYTVGVGDSGMIGVYKIETEVVSGSGKFERTGLGTCREAKESIETAFRYFKANSRSISASISTTSKDYLMHVQDVNGVGMTSSLSLAAIIAMCSGALNKPVQSQLAVLGSVSIGGTINKVEDLANTLQVCFDAGAKKILLPMVNAADIPVVPPELFAKFQIMFYSGAEDAVFKALGVQ